One segment of Alphaproteobacteria bacterium DNA contains the following:
- a CDS encoding IS630 family transposase, producing the protein RVFNSYDDIVDHCCDAWNKLIDQPWKIMSIGHRQWAHRS; encoded by the coding sequence CGCGTCTTCAACTCATACGACGACATCGTCGACCACTGCTGTGACGCCTGGAACAAGCTCATCGATCAGCCCTGGAAAATCATGTCGATCGGACACAGGCAATGGGCACATAGGTCATGA